The Thermodesulfobacteriota bacterium sequence TGGCAATTGCAGCTCCAATTACTATGCCGCTCGCAAAAGCCCATCCGCCGTAGTACCCGCCCCATGAGTTCCAGTATCCACCGTAGTATTTGTGGTTATAGTTGTTTTTCACGTTTATATTGATGTTGTTGTTATTGTTGTTAAAGTTACCGCTGCCTCCGGGTCTGTTATTTCCGGGACGGTTCCCATCGCCAGGTCTATTATTCCCCGGTCTGTTATTTCCAGGACGATTTCCCTGTCCGGGCCTATTATTGCCAGGGTTATTTGGCCTTGTTGCAACATTTCCGCCCGGTCTTTGAGCGGGTCTTGTCTGACCGATGTTAGATTTTGGCCTTTGGCCCATTCTGTTGTGACTTCCGCCTGAGCGCCCTGAATATCTAACACTTCCTCTACCGCCGTTGCCAAAGCCGCCGCCCCCGCCGCCTCTGTGCATTGAGTGGTGGCCTCCTCCGCCTCTTCCCCCGCCTCTGCCTCTTGAGAATGCATAATGAGTTGCAAGAATCATAAGGACTAGAAAGAAAAAAGCGGTCAGCAATATTTTAAAGTTAATATCTCTTGAGCTTATAGTCATTTCTTTTCTCCCTCTTGTTTCTTAAAGTTGATAAAGTCTATTTTTACAGCATCTTTCGGCAGATCGGGCTTAAATGTAGATGCCTGCAACTTCGGATCTAGATTCCAGTTAGAGAAAATTGCCTGATACTGAGGGCTGCTCTCAATCTGCTTGTATTCAATAACTAACTTATAGGGAAGGGCCGGATCGTCGTTTGAGATCCATACCTGCCAGTCCACATATTCTCCTACAAAAGCAAGATGCGTACATTCTGTACCCCTAACATTGCTGTCCCCCACAATAAACCCGCCGATCGTGGTTTCCATTACTGACTCATATGGATTTGCGCTTATCACATCTGCAAGAGGAAGTGCAAAGTTGTAGTTGTCCATTAGAAAATCCATTGTTGCGTCTATGTTGTCAGGTGTCTTAAGAACGCCGTAGAAGTTTTTGTCCGGAATGAACATTGTCAGAGTAGTGCCGCTGTACCAAACCTCTCTTGTGTTAAAGTCCCCAGTGTACTTTGCATATACATTATCAGGTCTTTTAACTGCGGCAGTCATGCTGCCGCTTACCTG is a genomic window containing:
- a CDS encoding DUF6515 family protein produces the protein MTISSRDINFKILLTAFFFLVLMILATHYAFSRGRGGGRGGGGHHSMHRGGGGGGFGNGGRGSVRYSGRSGGSHNRMGQRPKSNIGQTRPAQRPGGNVATRPNNPGNNRPGQGNRPGNNRPGNNRPGDGNRPGNNRPGGSGNFNNNNNNININVKNNYNHKYYGGYWNSWGGYYGGWAFASGIVIGAAIASIPDNSAPVIIEGDTFYYSDGVYYAPENNEYVVVPPPEGAIVAELPPSCTPINANSGQYMDCGGAYYQQVSNGYKVVQPPIGAIVTDIPDGAQKSDVGGQTYFLFGGAYYQPFYSGNSVVYKIVSPPA
- a CDS encoding DUF2092 domain-containing protein gives rise to the protein MAALRTALIIAIFSLGSAFSMHAFAQEDTAEESNEVSETIFDPEALEILKEMSDTLAGAQEFTFNTEVTNDRSLDTGQTIQVSGSMTAAVKRPDNVYAKYTGDFNTREVWYSGTTLTMFIPDKNFYGVLKTPDNIDATMDFLMDNYNFALPLADVISANPYESVMETTIGGFIVGDSNVRGTECTHLAFVGEYVDWQVWISNDDPALPYKLVIEYKQIESSPQYQAIFSNWNLDPKLQASTFKPDLPKDAVKIDFINFKKQEGEKK